In one window of Strigops habroptila isolate Jane unplaced genomic scaffold, bStrHab1.2.pri NW_022045599.1_ctg1, whole genome shotgun sequence DNA:
- the LOC115603003 gene encoding heat shock factor protein 5-like: protein MGPALARRPVQRERPVRPLPGSAMEGQRLPGAVNPNHFPGKLWLLVNSPRCGSVRWDARGEGLLIDQRLFERELLGAGPAGDGAAVSAAFFKTRNFPSFIRQLNLYGFRKLGPGPAGGAAGRGSLQGLAGGDGGSSAGPLLHFQSPHFRRDRPELLVRLKRLTSANKAKLAAGLEVPSRPPQRSRRLLGTALHRDPLLPPSMLGEAARPGLVTVGQVHQPARPDSFFPYSNRAASCQNPTAFPTKTFQQTPVPSRTWQGSFGLLPGHGASLAFPGQGAPFPILHKCSTEVTYTLQTVFSLLPLQRGAPTGAASLPQHGSCVSPGQCSRAPDPTPTLQCCSPPAQGEPLTASVSAAAPAYTDCGFVQSPAVQPPSAAECLPSDGAHHASDEEKKMEELSFEDVFQFLNEMCASSSTDIVTLEPVESEMSTPQSNRSHPLLVDSGNSDTPSAVEESQLAPLTPAAADTSFLMEAAQALTSAEVCDGELFVSYTNVSIESAAAAAEMVQDSVTTQEAPEGQREQLDHCPAQLPEMFVLEGLFSAEQENTSVQCESVTEERQLTSGSEAVTKPVEEPGSPLKPQCRKRRHSSHEDPQELGGGACKRGCFTEEDTRARSV, encoded by the exons ATGGGTCCGGCCCTCGCGCGGCGGCCGGTGCAGCGCGAGCGGCCGGTGCGTCCGTTGCCGGGGAGCGCCATGGAGGGACAGCGGCTGCCCGGCGCCGTCAACCCCAACCACTTCCCGGgcaagctgtggctgctggtgaACAGCCCGCGCTGCGGCTCCGTGCGCTGGGATGCCCGCGGCGAGGGGCTGCTCATCGACCAGCGGCTCTTCGAGCGGGAGCTGCTGGGCGCGGGGCCGGCCGGCGACGGGGCGGCGGTGTCCGCCGCCTTCTTCAAGACCAGGAACTTCCCCAGCTTCATCCGGCAGCTCAACCTGTACGGCTTCCGCAAgctggggccggggccggcgggcggcgcggccgggcgCGGCTCTCTGCAGGGCCTGGCGGGGGGCGACGGCGGCAGCTCCGCCGGGCCCCTGCTCCACTTCCAGAGCCCCCATTTCCGCCGCGACCGCCCCGAGCTCCTCGTCCGCCTGAAGCGCCTGACGAGCGCCAACAAGGCGAAGCTGGCGGCCGGCCTGGAGGTGCCCAGCCGCCCGCCCCAGCGCTCCCGGCGGTTGCTCGGCACGGCGCTGCACAGGGACCCGCTGCTGCCGCCCTCGATGCTCGGCGAGGCTGCCAGGCCCG GACTGGTGACTGTAGGACAGGTTCATCAACCTGCTCGTCCAGACAGCTTCTTTCCTTACTCCAACAGAGCGGCCTCATGCCAGAACCCCACTGCTTTCCCAACAAAGACTTTCCAGCAGACTCCAGTCCCTTCCAGAACATGGCAGGGTTCTTTTGGGTTGCTGCCAGGGCACGGGGCTTCCCTAGCTTTCCCAGGCCAAGGGGCTCCCTTTCCCATCCTCCACAAGTGTTCCACAGAGGTCACATACACTCTCCAGACCGTGTTCTCCCTTCTGCCGCTTCAGCGAGGGGCTCCAACTGGTGCCGCTTCCCTTCCACAACACGGCAGCTGCGTGTCTCCAGGGCAGTGCTCGCGAGCCCCCGATCCAACAC CCACGCTGCAGTGTTGTTCACCCCCTGCCCAGGGAGAGCCTCTGACTGCCAGCGTCAGCGCTGCGGCTCCGGCGTACACCGACTGCGGCTTTGTGCAG AGTCCTGCAGTGCAGCCACCTTCTGCAGCTGAATGCCTGCCCTCTGATGGTGCACATCATGCATCTGATGAAGAGAAGAAGATGGAGGAATTAAGTTTTGAAGACGTGTTTCAGTTTTTGAATGAGATGTGTGCATCATCCAGCACTGATATAGTGACACTGGAACCTGTGGAGAGCGAGATGTCAACCCCTCAGTCTAACAGAAGTCACCCACTGCTGGTTGATAGTGGGAACAGTGACACACCTTCTGCTGTTGAGGAGAGTCAGCTGGCACCTCTgactcctgcagctgcagacacATCATTTCTGATGGAAGCAGCTCAAGCATTAACTTCTGCAGAAGTCTGTGATGGAGAACTTTTTGTAAGCTACACCAATGTGTCCAtagaaagtgctgctgctgctgctgaaatggtGCAAGACTCTGTGACCACACAAGAAGCCCCTGAAGGACAGAGAGAACAACTGGATCACTGCCCAGCTCAACTCCCTGAAATGTTTGTTCTGGAAGGACTGTTTAGTGCAGAGCAG GAGAATACTAGTGTTCAATGTGAATCAGTGACAGAAGAGAGACAATTGACTTCAGGAAGCGAGGCAGTGACCAAACCTGTAGAAGAGCCAGGGTCACCTCTAAAACCTCAGTGCAGGAAAAGAAGACACAGCTCCCACGAGG AtccccaggagctgggaggTGGAGCCTGCAAGCGGGGCTGCTTCACGGAGGAAGACACCAGAGCGAGGAGTGTGTGA
- the LOC115603006 gene encoding olfactory receptor 14J1-like: MYFFLLNLSLLDVGCISTTVPKSMANSLWDTRAISYSGCAAQVFFVLFLLSAEYSLLTVMSYDRYLAICKPLHYGTLLGSRACVHMAAAAWGTGFLNALLHTANTFSLPLCRGNAVEQFFCEIPQILKLSCSQSYLREVGLLVVSLCLSFGCFVFIVGSYVQIFQAVLRIPSEQGRHKAFSTCLPHLAVVSVFISTGIFACLKPPSISSPSLDLVVSVLYSVVPPAVNPLIYSLRNQELRDAVRKLVTGCASAAIHCLLSFAKGSQCRS, translated from the coding sequence atgtacttcttcctgctcaacctctccctcctggacgtgggctgcatctccaccactgtccccaaatccatggccaaTTCCCTCTGGGACACCAGGGCCATCTCTTACTCAGGTTGTGCTGCACAGGTCTTCTTTGTATTATTCTTGCTTTCAGCAGAGTATTCCCTCCTCACTGTCATGTCCTATGACCGCTACCtggccatctgcaagcccctgcactatgggaccctcctgggcagcagagcttgtgtccacatggcagcagctgcctggggcactgggtttctcaatgctctgctgcacacagccaatacattttcactaccCCTCTGCcgaggcaatgctgtggagcagttcttctgtgaaatcccccagatcctcaagctctcctgctcacagTCCTACCTCAGGGAAGTTGGGCTTCTTGTAGTTAGTCTCTGCTTATCatttggctgttttgttttcattgtggggtCCTATGTGCAGATCTTCCAGGCCGTACTGaggatcccctctgagcagggacgccacaaagccttttccacgtGCCTCCCTCACCTGGCCGTGGTCTCTGTGTTTATCAGCACTGGCATATTTGCCTGCCTGAAGcccccctccatctcctccccatccctggatcTGGTGGTGTCAGTGCTGTACTCGgtggtgcctccagcagtgaaccccctcatctacagcctgaggaaccaggagctCAGGGATGCTGTCAGGAAGCTGGTGACTGGATGTGCTTCAGCAGCCAtacactgcctgctttcctttgcaaaggGCTCCCAGTGCAGGTCATGA